One Phaseolus vulgaris cultivar G19833 chromosome 2, P. vulgaris v2.0, whole genome shotgun sequence DNA window includes the following coding sequences:
- the LOC137812553 gene encoding calnexin homolog, which translates to MGEQKRIPLGIFAVLLLIAASSFQLLRASEDADDAIFYESFDEDFEGRWIVSQKDEYSGVWKHAKSEGHDDHGLLVSEKARKYAIVKELDGAVSLKDGTVVLQFETRLQNGLECGGAYIKYLRPQDAGWKSKEFDNESPYSIMFGPDKCGATNKVHFIFKHKNPKTGEYVEHHLKNPPSVPSDKLTHVYTAILKPNNEVLILLDGEQKKKADFLSADDFEPPLIPTKTIPDPDDKKPEDWDEREKIPDPIAVKPDDWDEEAPLEIVDEEAEKPEGWLDDEPEEIDDPEATKPEDWDDEEDGEWEAPKIENPKCEAAPGCGEWKRPTKSNPAYKGKWYAPLIENPAYKGIWKPRDIPNPAYFELKKPDFEPIAAIGIEIWTMQDGILFDNILIAKDDKIAESYRETTWKPKFSVEKEKQKEEETEAGSSGIAGFQKKVFDLLYKIADIPFLSAYKPKIHDLIQKGQEQPNLTVGILVAILVVFVSVFFKIIFGGKKKPTRVEKTNLEPSESASNQTNGENEENKEKEESSAPPRRRSARRDN; encoded by the exons ATGGGAGAACAGAAGCGAATCCCTCTTGGGATCTTTGCAGTGCTCCTCTTGATCGCTGCCTCTTCTTTTCAGCTTCTCCGCGCTTCTGAAGATGCAGATGACGCG ATCTTCTACGAGTCATTCGATGAGGATTTTGAAGGTCGTTGGATCGTGTCTCAGAAAGATGAATATAgtg GTGTCTGGAAACATGCCAAGAGTGAGGGACATGATGATCATGGTCTTCTTGTCAGTGAGAAAGCAAGAAAATATGCTATAGTGAAGGAACTTGACGGGGCAGTGAGTCTCAAGGATGGAACTGTTGTTCTTCAGTTTGAAACTCGGCTTCAGAATGGACTTGAATGTGGAGGAGCATATATAAAATATCTCCGACCACAGGATGCTGGATGGAAATCTAAGGAATTTGACAACGAATCTCCGTATTCTATCATGTTTGGTCCTGATAAGTGTGGTGCCACAAACAAAGTACACTTCATTTTCAAACACAAGAATCCCAAGACTGGGGAGTATGTTGAGCACCATCTTAAGAATCCCCCTTCTGTCCCTTCTGATAAATTAACTCATGTGTACACGGCTATTTTGAAGCCTAACAATGAGGTGCTAATTTTGCTTGACGGGGAACAGAAGAAGAAGGCAGACTTCTTAAGTGCTGATGATTTTGAACCTCCACTTATCCCGACCAAGACAATCCCAGATCCAGATGATAAGAAGCCTGAGGACTGGgatgagagagagaaaattcCAGACCCAATTGCTGTAAAGCCAGATGACTGGGATGAGGAAGCACCCTTGGAAATTGTTGATGAAGAAGCTGAAAAACCTGAAGGATGGTTAGACGATGAACCTGAGGAGATAGATGATCCAGAGGCAACAAAACCAGAAGATTGGGATGATGAGGAGGATGGTGAATGGGAAGCCCCAAAGATTGAGAACCCAAAATGTGAAGCCGCCCCAGGCTGTGGTGAGTGGAAAAGGCCAACGAAGTCGAATCCAGCTTATAAAGGAAAATGGTATGCCCCACTTATTGAAAATCCAGCTTATAAGGGTATATGGAAGCCTAGGGATATTCCAAACCCTGCTTACTTTGAACTTAAAAAACCTGATTTTGAGCCAATCGCTGCTATTGGTATCGAGATTTGGACAATGCAAGATGGCATTTTGTTTGACAACATCTTGATAGCTAAAGATGATAAAATTGCTGAGTCCTATCGGGAGACTACATGGAAACCCAAGTTTTcagttgaaaaagaaaaacagaaggAAGAGGAAACTGAAGCTGGATCAAGTGGTATTGCAGGCTTCCAG AAGAAGGTATTTGACCTCTTATACAAGATCGCAGACATCCCCTTCCTGAGTGCCTATAAGCCTAAAATCCAT GATCTCATCCAGAAGGGTCAAGAGCAACCCAATCTCACAGTTGGAATTCTTGTAGCCATTTTGGTCGTCTTTGTGTCAGTTTTCTTCAAGATCATATTTGGTGGGAAAAAGAAGCCC ACAAGGGTGGAGAAGACAAACTTAGAACCCTCCGAAAGTGCCTCTAACCAAACAAATGGTGagaatgaagaaaacaaagagaAGGAGGAATCATCTGCCCCTCCACGTCGGAGGTCAGCAAGGAGAGATAATTGA
- the LOC137812552 gene encoding calnexin homolog, with the protein MGERKRIPLGMFAVLLLISACSFQFLCATEDADDAIFYESFDEDFQDRWIVSQKEEYSGVWKHAKSEGHDDHGLLVSEKARKYAIVKELDKAVSLRDGTVVLQFETRLQNGLECGGAYIKYLRPQDAGWKSKEFDNESPYSIMFGPDKCGATNKVHFIFKHKNPKTGEYVEHHLKNPSSVPSDKLTHVYTAILKPNNEVQILLDGEQKKKADFLSADDFEPPLIPTKTIPDPDDKKPEDWDEREKIPDPIAVKPDDWDEEAPLEIVDEEAEKPEGWLDDEPEEIDDPEATKPEDWDDEEDGEWEAPKIENPKCEAAPGCGEWKRPTKSNPAYKGKWYAPLIENPAYKGIWKPRDIPNPAYFELKKPDFEPIAAIGIEIWTMQDGILFDNILIAKDDKIAESYRETTWKPKFSVEKEKQKEEENEAGSSGIAGFQKKVFDILYKIADIPFLSAYKPKIHDLIEKGQEQPNLTVGILVAILVIFVSIFFRIIFGGKKQPTKVETKVEKTNVESSSSNKKSGENVENEENKEKEESSSSAPARRRSIRREN; encoded by the exons ATGGGAGAACGAAAGCGAATCCCTCTCGGGATGTTTGCGGTGCTCCTCTTGATTTCTGCCTGTTCTTTTCAGTTTCTCTGCGCTACTGAAGATGCAGATGACGCG ATCTTCTACGAATCATTCGATGAGGATTTTCAAGATCGTTGGATCGTGTCTCAGAAAGAGGAATACAGTG GTGTCTGGAAACATGCCAAGAGTGAGGGACATGATGATCATGGTCTTCTTGTCAGTGAGAAAGCAAGAAAATATGCCATAGTGAAGGAACTTGACAAGGCAGTGAGTCTCAGGGATGGAACTGTTGTTCTCCAGTTTGAAACTCGGCTTCAGAATGGACTTGAATGTGGAGGAGCATATATAAAATATCTCCGACCACAGGATGCTGGATGGAAATCTAAGGAATTTGACAACGAATCTCCGTATTCTATCATGTTTGGTCCTGATAAGTGTGGTGCCACAAACAAAGTACACTTCATTTTCAAACACAAGAATCCCAAGACTGGGGAGTATGTTGAGCACCATCTTAAGAATCCCTCTTCTGTCCCTTCTGATAAATTAACTCATGTGTACACGGCTATTTTGAAGCCTAACAATGAGGTGCAAATTTTGCTTGACGGGGAGCAGAAGAAGAAGGCAGACTTCTTAAGTGCTGATGATTTTGAACCTCCACTTATCCCGACCAAGACAATCCCAGATCCAGATGATAAGAAGCCTGAGGACTGGgatgagagagagaaaattcCAGACCCAATTGCAGTAAAGCCAGATGACTGGGATGAGGAAGCACCCTTGGAAATTGTTGATGAAGAAGCTGAAAAACCTGAAGGATGGTTAGACGATGAACCTGAGGAGATAGATGATCCAGAGGCAACAAAACCAGAAGATTGGGATGATGAGGAGGATGGTGAATGGGAAGCCCCAAAGATTGAGAACCCAAAATGTGAAGCCGCCCCAGGCTGTGGTGAGTGGAAAAGGCCAACGAAGTCGAATCCAGCTTATAAAGGAAAATGGTATGCCCCACTTATTGAAAATCCTGCTTATAAGGGTATATGGAAGCCTAGGGATATTCCAAACCCTGCTTACTTTGAACTTAAAAAACCTGATTTTGAGCCAATCGCTGCTATTGGTATTGAGATTTGGACAATGCAAGATGGCATTTTGTTTGACAACATCTTGATAGCTAAAGATGATAAAATTGCTGAGTCCTATCGGGAGACTACATGGAAACCCAAGTTTTcagttgaaaaagaaaaacagaaggAAGAGGAAAATGAAGCTGGATCAAGTGGTATTGCAGGCTTCCAG AAGAAGGTATTTGACATTTTATACAAGATCGCAGACATTCCCTTCCTGAGTGCCTATAAGCCTAAAATCCAT GATCTCATTGAGAAAGGTCAAGAGCAACCCAATCTCACTGTTGGCATCCTTGTAGCCATTTTGGTTATCTTCGTTTCAATTTTCTTCAGGATCATATTTGGTGGGAAGAAGCAGCCC ACGAAGGTGGAGACGAAGGTGGAGAAGACAAATGTAGAGTCCTCTAGCAGCAACAAAAAAAGTGGTGAGAATGTGGAGAATGAGGAAAACAAAGAGAAGGAGGAATCCTCATCGTCTGCCCCTGCCCGTCGGAGGTCAATTAGGAGAGagaattga